GTTTGGAGCAATGACAGATTTGACAGCGCGCCTGGCACGTTCGCGCAGAGAGCAGAACCAAGATGGCGTAACCGAAGAGAAAATTATCGAGATGATCGATGAGGCAACGCAGGAGGGTGAATTCAGCAGAGCGGAGCAGGCACTGATCAAATCGGTTTTCGAATTTTCCGACACGACGGCGATGCAGTGTATGACCCCCCGGACGGATATCTCGGCAGTTTCGATTGAAGATCCGATCGAGAAAATAATGGCTTTTGTGCGTTCTGAGGGATACTCCCGTTACCCGGTCTACCGCGGGGATTTCGATCATATCATCGGGGTACTGTTTTCACGTGATATCGTCAACCTGCTTCTGGACAACAAACTGTTTACATTCCAGGACTTGATCCGCCCGGCTTATTTCGTACCCGACTCAAAAAAGGTATCTGAAGTGCTGGCGGATTTCCAGAGCAAGCAGGTACATATGGCGATCGTTCTGGATGAGTTCGGGGGCACAGCCGGGATCATCACGATCGAGGATATCATCGAGGAGATAGTCGGTGAAATCCAGGATGAGTACGACGAAGAGGAGGCGCTCTTCAAACGTCTCCGGCCAAACCTGGTCGAGGTCAACGCGCGCATGGATGTCGATGATTTCAACGAACGTTTCCAGTCGGATCTGCCCGAAGATCAGGCTGATACGATTGGCGGTTTGATCTTCACTGTGCTTGGAGAACTGCCTCTTATGAGACAGAGAATCAAAATTGACTCGATCGAATTCCAGGTGCTCGCGCTGGATGGCAACCGAATTGATAAAGTTCTGGCACGAAAACTGTTTAGTTCCGACGACAAACCCGGCGGTGATTAGCACAATTTAAAAAATAGTTATTGCCTGGACCGAAGCTTGGCTCTGATCCGGTCAGAAACCTTCTCTTTTAGTTCCGGGTCGCGGTCGAGCCTGCGTTTCACAATCGTCACGAAATCTTCAAGAACAGCTTCCAGCTCTAAATCATCATAAACCGAAAGACGGTCATCTGACAGGAAACGTGGTGTGGATTTAAAATGCGATATGACTTCACTCAGGCTGACCTCAGTATTCACTTCGTAGCGCCCTTCTTCTGCGGGTAATTTTCCCTTAACTGATTCGATCAAATGGTAAAGCAGGTATTCTTTGTCGGTATGATTTTTCGAAAGCTCCGCCAGGGTATGAAATAGCACCGTTTCGAATTCGCTTCCGAAGATTTCGATCACCTGTTTACGGCGATACCTGATTGTGCACATCAGGATATTGACAGCAATCTGATCGGAGTTCATGTAAACAAATAATGCTATCAGACGAGATTTCGCAACATGATTCTGACTATAAAAAAGGCCTCCCACAATATATGGAAGGCCTGCATGAGTATCTAATGATATTAGAGTTCAATCATATCGATCACGGTCACATCACCGTATTTCTGCAACTGCGGTTCGACATCCTCCCTTTTGCCAACCACAACGATCAGCATATTGTCGGGATCGATGTAGTTTTGAGCGACCTCCTGCACATCCTCGCGGGTTGTGCTCTCGATTCCCTGCAGGTAACGATTGTAATAATCCTCACCCAGTTCATACAGCAAAATCGTCTCGATGTAATTGGCGATATTGGCAGGTGTCTCGAACTGAAGCGGGATATAACCGGTGTAGAAAGACTGCGTATTGTCAAGCTCTTCCTCAGTTATCCGGGAATCTCTGATCTTCTCCAACTCAGCAAAAATAAGGTCAATCGCTTCTGCGGTCGATTCGTTTTTAGTGAAAGTAGTCACCTTGAAAGCGCCGGGATACCTGTTGTAATCGAATGAAGAACCGATTCCATAGGTCAGACCGCCTTCGCCACGAACCTCTTTTGTGAGACGGGAGGCAAACCCCCCGCCACCCAGGATGTAATTCATGACCCTCAGGCTGAAAGCATCCGGATTAAAGCGATCGATACCGCGATGTCCGATTGAGATATAAGACTGGGTGGCGTCCGGTTTGTCGATCAGGTAGATCTCGTAGCCGTTTATCGCGGGCATCGAAGGCAGATCGACAGTGACCGGAGTGCCGGCTTTCCACTTGCCGAAATACTCTTTGGCTTTATTAAAAATATCCTTCGGTTCAACATCGCCAACCACCAGAAGGAACCCGTCATTGGGGATGAAGTACTTATGGTAATATTCCTTGATATCATCAGAGGTCAGCATCAGCATCGTCTCGGAGTTGCCGATAAACGGCAGGCCATAGGGATGATCACCGTACAGGTAATGTGCGAACTGCTGATCGCGGATCGTGGTCGGATCGTTCTTCGACTGCTCGATCGCGCCCACGATCTGGTTTCTCAGACGCTCAACTTCTTCATCATCGAAGACCGGGTTGATACTGATATCTGACATCAGGTCGAACGCGATCTCGAGATGTTTGCTCAAAACGGTCGAGCTGACATAGAAGGCATCCTTATCAGCGCTGGCTCCGAGCCTTCCGCCGACGAAATCGATTTCCTCGGAAATCTCGTTGGCAGTCCGGCTGGTGGTGCCTTTGCGAAGAAGACCTGACATCAGGTTAGCCAGCCCGGCAGTTTCATCGTTTTCATAGATTGAGCCACCCGGGATGACCAGCTTCATTGTCACCACAGGAGTCTCGTGCTGTTCGATAACGTAGACATCCAGACCATTATCCAGGGAGGTCTTTTCGATTTCGGGCATCTCGATTTCCACCGCGCTGGCAGGAATAAAGGCCACGCACAAAAGTGCAATCCCGATATATAGTGTATACAGTCTCTTACTCATTATTTCACCTCTGTTTAAAACCCGATTTCCATTGCACCGGCCGATGATTCCGGCACGAGCGTAACCACAGTTCGTTTTCTTTCATCGAAATACTTCTTGGCAACTTCCATCACATCTTCAGCGGTCACTGCCATATACTTGTCGATCTCATCGAACATCAAAGTATAATCATCGAAAATTGTTTCATAG
This genomic window from Candidatus Zixiibacteriota bacterium contains:
- a CDS encoding DUF21 domain-containing protein — translated: MSDFFYHLAIIIFLLILSSLISTFKNAILLARKSELEDRQKQGDLRAVKALKLGDDEEQLGLTGQILNTVFFLSIAVFGSFFFCDDINLLIRRMAGSVPEQICSIASLLVFIFIAAPVNLLMIETLPRKIAENAGVSLALTASPMMALLVGITSPFRYLFGAMTDLTARLARSRREQNQDGVTEEKIIEMIDEATQEGEFSRAEQALIKSVFEFSDTTAMQCMTPRTDISAVSIEDPIEKIMAFVRSEGYSRYPVYRGDFDHIIGVLFSRDIVNLLLDNKLFTFQDLIRPAYFVPDSKKVSEVLADFQSKQVHMAIVLDEFGGTAGIITIEDIIEEIVGEIQDEYDEEEALFKRLRPNLVEVNARMDVDDFNERFQSDLPEDQADTIGGLIFTVLGELPLMRQRIKIDSIEFQVLALDGNRIDKVLARKLFSSDDKPGGD